A DNA window from Vicinamibacterales bacterium contains the following coding sequences:
- a CDS encoding branched-chain amino acid aminotransferase, translated as MPESICYVDGAWGGSATPLMTSDTNAAWLANAVFDGARAFEGVAPDLDLHCQRAVRSARGLHMEPPVTAEQIEALAREGIAKFPEGTPLYIRPMFWAESGLVLPDPASTRFALVITKMPLPDAGKGFTACLSVYRRPSPEQAPTHAKAACLYPLAGLALADAKRRGFDNAVMCDIVGNVAELTAQNIMFGKDGVVHTPIPNGTFLNGITRQRVIALLRDDGVEVRERAIRPAELLEADEIFSTGNHAKVVPCLRYESRTLDAGPIARRARELYWAFAHSRAAQPASARG; from the coding sequence ATGCCCGAATCCATCTGCTATGTCGACGGCGCGTGGGGCGGCAGCGCCACGCCGCTCATGACGTCGGACACCAACGCCGCCTGGCTCGCCAACGCCGTCTTCGACGGCGCGCGCGCGTTCGAGGGCGTCGCGCCGGACCTGGACCTGCACTGCCAGCGCGCGGTCCGCTCCGCGCGCGGGCTGCACATGGAGCCGCCCGTCACCGCCGAGCAGATCGAGGCGCTCGCGCGCGAGGGCATCGCGAAGTTTCCCGAGGGGACGCCGCTGTACATCCGGCCGATGTTCTGGGCCGAGTCCGGACTGGTCCTCCCCGATCCGGCGTCCACCCGATTCGCCCTCGTCATCACGAAGATGCCGCTGCCGGACGCCGGCAAGGGCTTCACGGCGTGCCTCTCCGTCTACCGGCGGCCCAGCCCCGAGCAGGCGCCGACGCACGCCAAGGCCGCGTGCCTCTACCCGCTGGCCGGGCTCGCGCTCGCCGACGCGAAGCGCCGCGGCTTCGACAACGCCGTCATGTGCGACATCGTCGGCAACGTGGCCGAGCTGACGGCCCAGAACATCATGTTCGGCAAGGACGGCGTGGTCCACACGCCCATCCCCAACGGGACGTTCCTCAACGGCATCACCCGCCAGCGCGTGATCGCGCTCCTGCGCGACGACGGCGTGGAGGTGCGCGAGCGGGCCATCCGCCCGGCCGAGCTCCTCGAGGCCGACGAGATCTTCTCGACCGGCAATCACGCCAAGGTCGTGCCCTGTCTGCGCTACGAGTCGCGCACGCTCGACGCCGGTCCGATCGCGCGCCGCGCGCGCGAGCTGTACTGGGCCTTCGCGCACAGCCGCGCGGCCCAGCCCGCCTCGGCACGCGGCTAG
- a CDS encoding amidase family protein, with translation MIRRRSLPLVLFLAAAAACSAPAPAPPSAPFSVVEASVDDMQKAMAEGRVTSRQLVEQYLQRIALYEERVNATIAVNPKALEEADRLDAERKAGRVRGPLHGIPIALKDNIHTTEMPTTGGAVAFEGFVPPYEATLTKNLEDAGAIILAKTVLTELANFIAQGMPGNYSALGGYGINPYDPRRDPRDGTNDGRPAAGTGGSSSGIGTATSFWAANVGTETSGSVLSPSNQNMLAGIKPTVGRISRYGVIPITADQDTAGPMAKYVADAALLLGAMEGTSPDPHDAATSTCTPPPGRDYTPHLKRDGLKGARIGIPRAFYYDKATVPGEKEPRGGLNPEQAKAMAEAIEILKAEGAVIVDPADIPSIVDPDPKNNFLAWGTCSGTGGAKGKDADCSVVLKYGMKRDFNAWLDTLNGTGPVKTLTELRQWNLAHERRGAIKYGQANLDVSDEMDLEKDRARWEADRKKDILLGGTHGIDEVMKAEKLDAILFPGASGAGIAAKPGYPTVIVPFALVPNAPTPPFPAGFDAKSIPMGVSFTGMACSEPRLIELAYAFEQASHRRVPPPEFK, from the coding sequence ATGATTCGACGCCGTTCGCTTCCGCTCGTCCTGTTCCTGGCCGCCGCGGCCGCCTGCTCGGCCCCGGCGCCGGCGCCACCCTCGGCGCCCTTTTCGGTGGTGGAGGCGAGCGTCGACGACATGCAGAAGGCGATGGCCGAGGGCCGCGTGACGTCGCGCCAGCTCGTGGAGCAGTACCTCCAGCGCATCGCCCTGTACGAGGAGCGCGTCAACGCGACGATCGCGGTCAACCCGAAGGCGCTCGAGGAGGCGGACCGCCTCGACGCCGAGCGCAAGGCCGGGCGCGTGCGCGGGCCGCTGCACGGCATCCCGATCGCACTGAAGGACAACATCCACACGACCGAGATGCCGACGACCGGAGGCGCGGTGGCGTTCGAGGGCTTCGTGCCGCCCTACGAGGCGACGCTCACGAAGAACCTCGAGGACGCCGGCGCCATCATCCTCGCCAAGACGGTCCTCACCGAGCTGGCCAACTTCATCGCCCAGGGCATGCCCGGCAACTACAGCGCCCTCGGCGGCTACGGCATCAATCCCTACGATCCGCGCCGCGACCCTCGGGACGGCACGAACGACGGGCGTCCCGCGGCCGGCACCGGCGGGTCGAGCTCGGGCATCGGGACGGCCACCAGCTTCTGGGCCGCCAACGTCGGCACCGAGACGTCGGGTTCGGTGCTCAGTCCGTCGAACCAGAACATGCTCGCGGGCATCAAGCCGACGGTGGGCCGCATCAGCCGTTACGGGGTCATCCCGATCACGGCCGACCAGGACACGGCCGGCCCGATGGCGAAGTACGTCGCCGACGCCGCCCTGCTGCTCGGGGCGATGGAAGGCACCTCGCCCGATCCGCACGACGCCGCCACCAGCACCTGCACGCCGCCGCCCGGCCGCGACTACACGCCGCACCTGAAGCGCGACGGGCTCAAGGGCGCGCGGATCGGCATCCCGCGCGCGTTCTACTACGACAAGGCGACCGTGCCCGGCGAGAAGGAGCCGCGCGGGGGGCTGAATCCCGAGCAGGCGAAAGCGATGGCCGAGGCCATCGAGATCCTGAAGGCCGAGGGCGCCGTCATCGTGGACCCCGCCGACATCCCGAGCATCGTCGACCCGGATCCGAAGAACAACTTCCTCGCGTGGGGCACCTGCTCCGGCACCGGCGGGGCCAAGGGCAAGGACGCCGATTGCTCGGTGGTGCTCAAGTACGGGATGAAGCGCGACTTCAACGCATGGCTGGACACCCTGAACGGCACCGGGCCGGTGAAGACGCTCACCGAACTGCGCCAGTGGAACCTGGCGCACGAGCGGCGGGGCGCCATCAAGTACGGCCAGGCGAACCTCGACGTGTCCGACGAGATGGATCTGGAGAAGGACCGGGCGCGCTGGGAGGCGGACCGCAAGAAGGACATCCTGCTCGGCGGCACGCACGGGATCGACGAAGTGATGAAGGCCGAGAAGCTCGACGCGATCCTGTTCCCGGGCGCCAGCGGCGCGGGCATCGCGGCCAAGCCAGGCTACCCCACGGTGATCGTGCCCTTCGCGCTCGTGCCCAACGCGCCCACGCCGCCCTTCCCGGCGGGCTTCGACGCCAAGTCGATTCCCATGGGCGTCAGCTTCACGGGCATGGCGTGCAGCGAGCCGCGGCTCATCGAGCTGGCGTACGCCTTCGAGCAGGCGAGCCACAGGCGCGTGCCGCCGCCGGAATTCAAGTAG
- the sthA gene encoding Si-specific NAD(P)(+) transhydrogenase, whose protein sequence is MATVDRGGRRLAAGNRLLQYEVVELLGAGGMGEVYRARDGRLGRDVAIKVLPERVADDPRVQARFEREARAVAALSHPGIVTIYELARLADLQLVVMELLKGETLRQRIERERVAWTDGVALAAEMADALAAAHEHALVHRDLKPENAFLTRSGGVKILDFGLATVRPLAAHGADSAADTAALAETTAGGFEGTLGYAAPEQLRGLDVDQRADLFSLGCILYELVTGRRAFDGATPADVAASVLARAPVPLAALGASVPAELDHLIFRCLRKEPEARPESAMLLAGVLRDIRRVALKRGPARRTGDRPAAPPTTHFDLVVIGSGPAGQRGAICAAKAGKRVAVVDRRAMVGGTSLHRGTIPSKTLREVVMHLAGGQGRPFHGREFTAGVDLSVDDLTWRVQSVVEREQHIVHGQLSRNGIVLADGLAAFVDPHRVRVTNADHAYEITFDHALVATGSTPAHPPSLPIDGQRVFDTDALPDFHRLPRELVVVGASVIGLEYASIMTALNRRVTIVDQRSVVLEFADAEIVEALCYHLRRKGATLRLGEKVTRVARDGRDRVVAALDSGKSVHGDVLIYAIGRHACTAALNLSAAGLDTDARGRLKVDDRYQTAVPHISAAGDVIGFPALASTSMEQGRLAVAHMFGLEGARTSAPLPYGIYTIPEISMVGKTEQQLTAERIPYEVGVARYEDLAKGQMLGDDTGFLKVLFDPATRLVLGVHIVGTGAAEIVHVAQTLMATGGTLDVWRDAAFNHPTLAEAYKLAALNGFNRLGDGHLA, encoded by the coding sequence ATGGCGACGGTGGACCGGGGCGGCCGCCGACTCGCGGCCGGCAATCGACTCCTGCAGTACGAGGTGGTCGAGCTGCTGGGCGCCGGCGGCATGGGCGAGGTCTACCGCGCCAGGGACGGACGGCTGGGCCGCGATGTCGCCATCAAGGTGCTGCCCGAGCGGGTGGCCGACGATCCGCGCGTCCAGGCCCGCTTCGAGCGCGAGGCGCGCGCCGTGGCCGCGCTGTCGCATCCGGGCATCGTCACCATCTACGAGCTGGCCCGCCTCGCCGACCTGCAGCTCGTGGTCATGGAACTGCTGAAGGGCGAGACGCTGCGACAGCGGATCGAACGGGAACGCGTGGCGTGGACCGACGGCGTGGCGCTGGCCGCCGAGATGGCCGACGCCCTGGCGGCCGCCCACGAACACGCGCTCGTCCATCGCGACCTGAAGCCCGAGAACGCGTTCCTGACCCGGAGCGGCGGCGTCAAGATCCTCGACTTCGGCCTGGCCACCGTGCGCCCGCTGGCCGCGCACGGCGCCGACAGCGCCGCGGACACGGCCGCGCTCGCCGAGACGACGGCGGGCGGCTTCGAGGGCACGCTGGGCTACGCGGCGCCGGAGCAGCTGCGCGGCCTGGACGTGGACCAGCGCGCCGATCTCTTCTCCCTGGGCTGCATCCTCTACGAGCTGGTCACGGGCCGCCGCGCCTTCGACGGGGCGACGCCCGCCGACGTCGCCGCGTCCGTCCTGGCGCGCGCGCCGGTGCCGCTGGCGGCGCTGGGCGCCAGCGTCCCCGCCGAGCTCGATCACCTCATCTTCCGCTGTCTCAGGAAGGAGCCCGAGGCGCGGCCCGAGTCGGCGATGCTGCTGGCCGGCGTGCTGCGCGACATCCGTCGGGTCGCGCTCAAACGCGGTCCGGCGCGGCGCACGGGCGACCGGCCGGCGGCCCCGCCGACGACCCACTTCGACCTGGTCGTGATCGGCAGTGGCCCGGCCGGGCAGCGCGGCGCCATCTGCGCGGCGAAGGCCGGGAAGCGCGTGGCCGTCGTGGATCGGCGCGCCATGGTGGGCGGGACGTCGCTGCACCGCGGCACCATCCCGAGCAAGACGCTGCGCGAGGTGGTGATGCACCTGGCCGGCGGGCAGGGCCGGCCGTTCCACGGCCGCGAGTTCACGGCCGGCGTGGATCTCTCGGTGGACGACCTGACCTGGCGGGTGCAGTCGGTCGTGGAGCGCGAACAGCACATCGTCCACGGCCAGCTCTCGCGCAACGGCATCGTGCTCGCCGACGGCCTCGCCGCGTTCGTCGATCCGCACCGCGTCCGCGTCACCAACGCCGATCACGCCTACGAGATCACATTCGACCATGCGCTGGTGGCCACCGGCTCCACGCCCGCCCACCCGCCCTCGCTCCCCATCGACGGCCAGCGCGTGTTCGACACCGACGCGCTGCCGGACTTCCACCGCCTGCCGCGTGAGCTGGTCGTCGTGGGCGCGAGCGTCATCGGCCTCGAGTACGCGTCGATCATGACCGCGCTGAACCGCCGCGTCACGATCGTCGATCAGCGGTCGGTGGTGCTCGAGTTCGCGGACGCCGAGATCGTGGAGGCGCTGTGCTACCACCTGCGGCGGAAGGGCGCGACGCTCCGGCTCGGCGAAAAGGTGACGCGGGTGGCCCGCGACGGGCGAGACCGGGTCGTGGCCGCGCTCGACAGCGGCAAGAGCGTGCACGGCGACGTGCTCATCTACGCGATCGGGCGCCACGCGTGCACCGCCGCGCTCAACCTGTCGGCGGCCGGGCTCGACACCGACGCCCGCGGGCGCCTGAAGGTGGACGACCGGTACCAGACGGCCGTGCCGCACATCTCGGCGGCCGGCGACGTGATCGGCTTTCCGGCGCTCGCCTCCACATCGATGGAGCAGGGGCGCCTGGCCGTGGCGCACATGTTCGGGCTGGAGGGCGCGCGGACGAGCGCGCCGCTGCCGTACGGGATCTACACGATTCCCGAGATCTCGATGGTGGGGAAGACCGAGCAGCAGCTCACGGCGGAGCGCATCCCGTACGAGGTCGGCGTCGCGCGCTACGAGGACCTGGCGAAAGGGCAGATGCTCGGCGACGACACCGGCTTCCTCAAGGTGCTGTTCGATCCGGCCACGCGGCTGGTCCTGGGCGTGCACATCGTCGGGACCGGCGCGGCCGAGATCGTCCACGTGGCCCAGACGCTCATGGCCACCGGCGGCACCCTGGACGTGTGGCGCGACGCCGCCTTCAACCACCCGACGCTTGCCGAAGCCTACAAGCTGGCCGCCCTGAACGGGTTCAATCGCCTGGGCGACGGGCACCTCGCCTGA
- a CDS encoding heavy metal-binding domain-containing protein produces MSVVLTTTPTIEGRRITRYCGIVTGEAIMGANIFKDLFAGIRDIVGGRSATYEAELRKARDLALSEVARAAAYLGATAVVGLDLDYETVGGQGSMLMVTVSGTAVVTE; encoded by the coding sequence ATGTCCGTCGTGCTCACCACCACCCCGACCATCGAAGGCCGGCGCATCACCAGGTACTGCGGCATCGTCACGGGCGAAGCCATCATGGGCGCCAACATCTTCAAGGACCTGTTCGCGGGCATCCGCGACATCGTCGGCGGGCGGTCGGCGACCTACGAGGCCGAACTCAGGAAGGCGCGCGACCTCGCGCTGTCCGAGGTGGCGAGGGCCGCGGCCTACCTCGGTGCCACGGCGGTCGTCGGCCTCGACCTCGACTACGAGACCGTGGGCGGGCAGGGCAGCATGCTCATGGTGACGGTGAGCGGCACGGCGGTGGTCACCGAGTAG
- a CDS encoding RluA family pseudouridine synthase, which translates to MRPPARRATRLDQRLRADSPSLSWAKARQAIERGQVTVDGAVERDPGALVRAGAAVVVDVNRPAVRPARSRFTRLYEDEHVLVLDKPAGVLTIPAGADAEDEDTVLARVREYMDRRRGPGGYVGTLHRLDRDTSGALAVALTREAHERGRDMFGRHGFTRRYVALVAGVPVPAEGVVDAPIADAWTGGRRRLAQRGEPSKPAVTRYVVRHPYGTAAALVELTLETGRQHQIRLHLAHLGHPVLGDRVYGTPESAAAAPRQMLHARTLAFAHPLTGAPIAVEAPLPDDFARMRAGLRATKALPPPPGRRAATR; encoded by the coding sequence ATGCGGCCCCCGGCGCGACGCGCCACGCGCCTCGACCAGCGCCTTCGGGCCGATTCGCCGTCGCTCTCGTGGGCGAAGGCGCGCCAGGCGATCGAGCGCGGCCAGGTGACGGTGGACGGCGCCGTGGAGCGCGACCCGGGGGCCCTCGTACGCGCCGGCGCGGCGGTCGTCGTCGACGTGAACCGGCCGGCCGTCAGGCCCGCGCGGTCGCGCTTCACGCGCCTGTACGAGGACGAGCACGTCCTGGTGCTCGACAAGCCGGCCGGCGTGCTCACGATCCCCGCGGGCGCGGACGCCGAGGACGAGGATACGGTGCTCGCACGCGTCAGGGAGTACATGGACCGGCGGCGCGGTCCCGGCGGCTACGTCGGCACGCTGCACCGGCTCGACCGCGACACGTCCGGCGCCCTGGCCGTCGCGCTGACGCGCGAGGCCCACGAGCGCGGCCGCGACATGTTCGGCCGCCACGGGTTCACGCGGCGCTACGTGGCGCTCGTGGCGGGCGTGCCGGTCCCGGCCGAAGGGGTCGTGGACGCGCCGATCGCCGACGCGTGGACGGGCGGGCGACGGCGTCTCGCCCAGCGGGGGGAGCCGTCGAAACCCGCCGTCACCCGGTATGTCGTCCGTCACCCGTACGGCACGGCCGCGGCCCTCGTCGAGCTCACCCTGGAGACGGGGCGCCAGCACCAGATCCGCCTGCACCTGGCGCACCTCGGCCATCCGGTGCTGGGCGACCGCGTGTACGGAACCCCGGAGTCGGCGGCGGCCGCGCCGCGCCAGATGCTGCACGCCCGGACGCTCGCGTTCGCCCATCCGCTGACGGGCGCGCCCATCGCGGTGGAGGCGCCGCTGCCCGACGACTTCGCGCGGATGCGGGCGGGGCTGCGTGCGACCAAGGCGCTGCCGCCCCCGCCGGGCCGCCGGGCCGCTACTCGGTGA